In Silene latifolia isolate original U9 population unplaced genomic scaffold, ASM4854445v1 scaffold_132, whole genome shotgun sequence, the following are encoded in one genomic region:
- the LOC141637680 gene encoding uncharacterized protein LOC141637680 — MVHFVTSNGRRSPATMVKLEIVDSLEDEHAPIFKKQKTFSAHHQLTAGNSSFPSQPSQYNPLEEPSPLGLRLKKSPSLLELIQMRLSQGNSSTFGPTPSNDFKGNAKNGAATCATDKLKASNFPASLLQIGSWEYTSRYEGDLIAKCYFAKHKLVWEVLDGGLKSKIEIQWADIMGLKADFQDDAPATLVVLLARQPLFFRETNPQPRKHTLWQATTDFTNGQASLNRKHVLQIPHGLLNKHFEKLIECDMRLNFLSRQPEITLDSPYFELKPSVFNDTNKSKSHCIDQREISSGTSLSIFEDISTPSASHSSCTSIKQEGGLHGSCEMLSREATSASSVMCATEASTGSDSGNLKNSQSFEHLIKQGIRPSMSLSDLVNHIGNCISGQTNSENPSFTEDDSGSRKMLEDITQHLLGDFQFAPFSDEKSLMSRVNSLCSLIHIDGPAVPSFQVLEDGKDSKDPDRGSINVPDLKHKQVPSMPRIDSLGDLLLQLPRIASLPNFLFDISEDGDSQVR; from the exons atggttcatttcgtTACTTCCAATGGTCGTCGATCACCGGCCACAATGGTCAAGTTAGAAATTGTGGATTCTTTAGAAGATGAACATGCTCCaattttcaaaaagcaaaaaaCATTTTCAGCTCATCATCAG CTTACTGCTGGAAATAGTTCATTTCCTTcccaaccgtcacaatacaatccACTTGAAGAGCCTAGCCCATTGGGGTTGCGGTTGAAGAAAAGTCCATCACTTCTTGAGCTCATCCAAATGAGGCTCTCTCAAGGAAACTCTTCCACTTTTGGGCCAACTCCTAGTAATGATTTCAAAGGTAATGCCAAAAATGGTGCTGCTACTTGTGCTACAGATAAGCTCAAAGCTTCCAATTTTCCAGCCTCTTTACTGCAGATAGGCTCTTGGGAG TATACCTCACGTTATGAAGGAGACTTGATTGCAAAATGTTACTTTGCTAAGCATAAGCTTGTTTGGGAGGTTCTTGACGGAGGTCTCAAAAGCAAGATTGAAATACAATGGGCTGACATCATGGGATTGAAAGCCGACTTTCAGGATGATGCACCTGCAACCTTGGTGGTACTG CTGGCACGCCAACCCCTTTTCTTTAGGGAGACAAATCCTCAGCCGAGAAAACACACCTTGTGGCAGGCCACTACAGATTTTACCAACGGTCAGGCTAGCTTAAATCG GAAACATGTCCTTCAGATTCCACATGGACTATTAAACAAGCATTTTGAGAAATTGATAGAGTGTGATATGCGGCTTAATTTTTTGAGTCGGCAACCAGAAATCACTCTGGATTCTCCCTACTTCGAGCTGAAGCCTTCTGTTTTTAATGACACAAATAAATCTAAAAGCCACTGCATTGATCAAAGAGAAATTAGTAGCGGAACTAGCTTATCTATCTTTGAAGATATATCTACACCCTCTGCATCTCATTCATCTTGTACCTCAATCAAACAAGAGGGTGGTCTTCACGGATCATGTGAGATGCTATCTCGTGAGGCTACTTCTGCTAGCTCAG TGATGTGTGCAACTGAAGCAAGCACTGGCAGTGACTCaggaaatttgaaaaattcacAAAGCTTTGAGCACCTAATAAAGCAAGGTATTCGGCCGTCAATGTCATTGTCCGACCTTGTGAATCACATTGGAAACTGCATTTCAGGACAAACCAACTCCGAGAATCCTTCATTCACTGAAGACGATTCTGGTTCCCGCAAGATGCTCGAGGATATCACCCAGCACCTTCTGGGTGACTTCCAGTTCGCACCTTTCTCTGATGAGAAGTCCCTCATGTCCCGAGTCAACTCATTGTGCTCTCTCATTCATATAGATGGCCCGGCAGTGCCGAGCTTTCAAGTATTAGAAGATGGAAAAGACTCCAAGGACCCTGACAGAGGTAGCATAAATGTACCTGACTTGAAGCACAAGCAAGTACCAAGCATGCCAAGGATTGATTCGCTTGGGGATTTGCTGCTACAACTTCCGCGAATCGCCTCACTTCCTAATTTTTTGTTTGACATTTCCGAAGATGGGGATAGTCAGGTCCGATAG
- the LOC141637675 gene encoding autophagy-related protein 11: MSSNVAGGYNSGKILIHIAENGHSFELDCDESTVVEAIQRFVETMGGIQFGDQLLLCGDMKLESHVPLGTYKLPSDDQEVFCFNRARLQANAGPPPPEQVENHDVPNPPSPLPNHDPHPLDNAMDPALKALPSYERQFRYHYQCGYAIYSRTIVKFETCERLLREQKVQERAIEIARRNLDYFFRILNQNFMDFLKCYSQQHRAHSDLLLNFNRDIENLRSCRLMPVLQTSSRKCLLDLVKEDSLKKSMENCNSSHKQFENKVSQFKHVFGKLKHDVEDLFSSKASLPIRDLESMIKEHHGHIIEQKSIMQSLSKDVSTVKKLVDDCLASQLSSSLRPHDAVSALGPMYDVHDKNHLPKMSTCDSSITNLLDYCTNKKNEMNIFVHNYMQKIAYIQHTIKDVRLQFNAFSEALKRQDSVFEGLKVVRNIGPAYRACLAEVVRRKASMKLYMGLAGQLAEKLAVKREDEVRRREEFSNAQRLYMPRDILAAMGLFDNPSQCDVNLVPFDTSLLDIDIGDIDYYAPESLFGRSFKAEKQGTSRSSLSMSDNSSHLSDAELNADIGSEKSKFQDNFDGCELFEIAGTSKMEVENAKLRADLASAITRICFIGPEIEYGLLDVDDNKVNNLLKNAAEKTADALKQKDEYIKHLESLLKAKQLQCQSYEKRIEDLSEQLSNQFMHGRKNVTKADDCRSEISDHIERQLSSRPSDMDDVSCVSSPTDAKDGLVKAQGVDESMSDSSGTLNPHLDSSMMDPQRDEQQLEDKDEDKMLGQLGTVLSYDATGSPIDDIAAEVTVDQSLNAQSNADLLLELKNALEDKSSQLTETESKLKSALDEIGRTGSDLESCRKLLDESQMNCAHLENCLHEARQEAQTHLCAADRRASQYNTLRASAVKMRGLFERLRSCVNASAGVANFADSLSSLAQSLASSQSDTEDDGVSEFCACIRVLADKVGIFARQRAELLDKYSKYEAANKQLTQELEERKELVKTLYAKHQLEKQVNKEKISFNRFEVHELAAFVLNSSGQYEAISRNCPNYYLSAESVALFTDCLPRQPAYIIGQIVHIERQIVKPLPAAQRAEHSDSASSNRLLSNPVLNPFGLPVGCEYFIVTVAMLPDTTIHSSPPS, translated from the exons ATGAGCTCAAATGTTGCTGGTGGATATAATAGTGGGAAGATTTTGATTCACATAGCGGAAAATGGGCATTCGTTTGAGCTCGATTGTGATGAATCGACTGTTGTTGAGGCGATTCAAAGGTTTGTTGAAACAATGGGAGGGATTCAATTTGGTGACCAGCTTCTCTTATGTGGGGATATGAAGCTTGAATCTCATGTACCTCTTGGGACATATAAGCTACCGTCGGATGACCAAGAAGTGTTTTGCTTTAACAGAGCTAGGTTACAGGCCAATGCTGGACCCCCTCCACCGGAACAAGTTGAAAATCATGATGTACCAAATCCGCCTTCCCCTTTGCCAAACCATGATCCTCATCCGTTGGATAATGCCATGGATCCTGCATTGAAGGCATTGCCTTCTTATGAACGCCAATTCCGGTACCATTACCAATGTGGGTATGCCATATATAGTCGGACAATTGTAAAATTTGAAACTTGTGAGAGGCTGCTGAGAGAGCAAAAGGTGCAAGAAAGGGCGATAGAGATTGCTAGGCGCAACTTGGATTACTTTTTTAGGATATTGAACCAGAACTTCATGGATTTTCTGAAGTGTTATTCGCAACAGCACCGTGCTCATTCTGACCTCCTACTGAACTTTAATAGGGACATTGAAAATTTAAGATCTTGTAGGCTTATGCCAGTTCTACAAACATCTTCTCGAAAGTGTCTGTTGGATCTTGTGAAGGAAGATAGTTTGAAGAAATCAATGGAGAATTGTAATTCTTCACACAAACAGTTTGAAAACAAGGTTTCACAGTTCAAGCATGTCTTTGGGAAGCTGAAACATGATGTTGAAGATCTATTTTCAAGTAAAGCTTCGTTGCCAATAAGGGATTTGGAGTCGATGATCAAGGAGCATCATGGCCATATCATCGAACAAAAGAGTATAATGCAGTCTTTAAG CAAGGATGTTAGTACAGTCAAGAAATTGGTTGACGATTGTCTGGCTAGTCAGTTGTCTTCTTCTCTGCGCCCTCATGATGCAGTTTCTGCCTTAGGTCCCATGTATGACGTCCACGACAAAAATCATCTTCCAAAGATGTCTACCTGTGATTCTTCAATTACTAATCTCCTCGACTATTGCACAAATAAGAAGAATGAAATGAACATATTTGTTCACAATTACATGCAAAAAATAGCTTACATCCAACACACAATCAAAGATGTGCGCCTGCAATTTAATGCTTTCTCAGAAGCATTAAAGCGTCAAGATTCCGTGTTTGAGGGCTTAAAGGTGGTTCGCAATATAGGCCCGGCTTACAGAGCCTGTCTTGCAGAGGTAGTGAGAAGAAAAGCTTCAATGAAACTTTACATGGGTTTGGCCGGACAGTTGGCAGAGAAACTTGCAGTAAAGAGGGAAGATGAAGTGAGGAGGCGAGAGGAATTTTCGAATGCTCAGAGACTTTACATGCCAAGAGATATATTAGCAGCTATGGGATTGTTTGATAATCCTAGTCAATGTGATGTCAATCTAGTACCTTTTGATACTAGCTTGCTTGATATTGACATTGGAGATATTGACTATTATGCCCCTGAGTCTTTGTTTGGGCGGTCGTTCAAGGCTGAGAAGCAAGGAACTTCAAGGAGCTCTCTTTCTATGTCCGACAATAGCTCTCATTTGTCAGATGCTGAATTGAATGCTGATATTGGCTCTGAAAAGTCCAAGTTTCAGGACAATTTTGATGGATGTGAACTGTTCGAGATTGCTGGAACTAGTAAGATGGAGGTCGAGAATGCGAAACTCAGGGCTGACCTAGCTTCTGCAATTACACGTATTTGTTTCATCGGCCCTGAGATCGAATATGGATTGTTAGATGTTGATGATAATAAAGTCAATAATTTGCTCAAAAATGCTGCCGAAAAGACAGCTGATGCCTTGAAACAAAAAGATGAGTACATAAaacatcttgaatcattgttgaaggCGAAACAATTGCAGTGCCAATCATATGAAAAGCGCATTGAGGATTTATCTGAGCAATTATCTAATCAATTCATGCATGGACGTAAGAATGTTACAAAGGCTGATGATTGTAGATCAGAAATTTCAGATCACATAGAGAGACAACTTTCTTCAAGACCTAGTGACATGGATGATGTTTCTTGTGTATCTAGCCCAACAGATGCAAAAGACGGGCTCGTAAAAGCTCAAGGAGTAGACGAGAGCATGTCTGATTCTTCTGGAACACTGAATCCTCATCTTGATTCATCTATGATGGACCCACAACGTGATGAGCAACAGCTTGAGGATAAAGATGAGGATAAGATGCTTGGGCAACTTGGGACTGTGCTATCATATGATGCCACGGGTAGTCCTATAGATGATATAGCTGCAGAGGTTACCGTTGACCAGAGTCTGAATGCTCAATCCAATGCAGATCTTCTGTTAGAACTGAAAAATGCACTTGAAGATAAGAGTAGCCAGCTGACTGAGACTGAAAGTAAGCTTAAGTCGGCATTGGATGAGATTGGCAGAACAGGGTCAGATTTGGAAAGCTGCAGGAAGCTTCTAGATGAATCTCAG ATGAATTGTGCTCACTTAGAGAATTGCTTGCACGAAGCTAGGCAAGAAGCTCAAACTCATCTTTGTGCTGCTGATAGAAGAGCATCACAATATAACACCTTGCGTGCATCTGCTGTCAAAATGCGCGGCCTGTTTGAAAGGCTTAGATCCTGTGTCAATGCCTCTGCTGGAGTTGCTAATTTTGCTGATTCCCTGAGCTCCTTAGCTCAATCTCTAGCAAG TTCTCAAAGTGATACAGAAGACGATGGTGTTTCAGAGTTTTGTGCATGTATAAGGGTCCTTGCTGATAAAGTAGGTATATTTGCGAGGCAGCGTGCTGAGCTTCTTGATAAGTATTCAAAATACGAAGCTGCAAACAAACAGCTTACACAGGAATTAGAAGAGAGGAAGGAACTGGTTAAAACTTTATATGCAAAACATCAACTTGAAAAACAG GTTAATAAAGAAAAGATCTCCTTCAACCGGTTCGAGGTACATGAATTGGCGGCCTTTGTCCTCAATTCATCTGGACAGTACGAGGCAATAAGCCGGAATTGCCCAAATTATTATCTTTCAGCAGAATCAGTGGCACTGTTCACCGACTGTCTTCCACGACAGCCAGCATACATCATCGGTCAGATAGTTCACATTGAACGTCAGATTGTGAAGCCACTTCCTGCTGCACAGAGGGCCGAGCATTCAGATTCTGCGTCATCCAACCGTCTACTGTCAAATCCGGTGTTAAACCCATTCGGACTTCCCGTGGGCTGTGAATACTTCATAGTCACTGTAGCTATGCTGCCTGATACAACTATTCATTCATCGCCACCTTCCTGA